From Rhodococcus sp. B7740, one genomic window encodes:
- a CDS encoding reverse transcriptase family protein has product MTERELTPQAAATLARLAADAEWTRSGLAEAFEPLVPAKATWLADRVINLYPSPPFDEASIFVLLRDLPFIPEPSVSSQRPTRNSDKPWRFEVPRYETTGQLARSLDLTISEIEWFADLQGRLRTAPFPLQHYRSARLDKRQGIRLLEVPKPRLREIQRKILRRILDRIPSHPAAHGFAKARSPRTFAMPHSERDVVISVDLRRFFPSIGFDRVVAIFEAVGYPRTVAKTLAALCTTVTPASELTGMDRPTAARLRATHLPQGAPTSPALANLAARQLDIRATGLARSGGARYSRYADDLAFSGGPDLDVDRLLWLITQIAHDEGFTIHPDKTRVRRAHQRQQLTGLVVNSWPAVPREEYDTLRALLHNCIASGPAEQNRHHHNDFRAHVYGRIARIGETNETRRAKLLSMASRVNWD; this is encoded by the coding sequence GTGACCGAACGCGAATTGACCCCACAGGCGGCCGCGACGCTGGCGCGCCTGGCTGCGGACGCCGAGTGGACGCGATCAGGACTCGCGGAGGCGTTCGAGCCACTCGTCCCGGCCAAAGCGACGTGGTTGGCGGATCGGGTCATCAATCTGTATCCGAGTCCGCCGTTCGACGAGGCATCGATCTTCGTTCTGCTGCGCGACCTTCCGTTCATACCGGAGCCGTCGGTGTCGTCACAGAGACCGACGCGCAACAGTGACAAGCCCTGGCGATTCGAGGTACCGCGGTACGAGACCACCGGTCAGCTCGCGCGGTCGCTGGACCTGACGATCTCCGAAATCGAATGGTTCGCCGATCTGCAGGGGAGGCTTCGCACTGCGCCGTTCCCGTTGCAGCACTATCGATCTGCACGGCTCGACAAGCGTCAGGGCATCCGACTGCTCGAGGTGCCGAAGCCACGTCTACGGGAAATTCAACGAAAAATATTGCGGCGCATACTAGATCGGATCCCGTCTCATCCGGCGGCCCACGGCTTCGCGAAGGCGCGCAGTCCGCGTACATTCGCGATGCCGCATTCCGAACGCGACGTGGTGATCTCGGTGGATCTCCGACGCTTCTTCCCGTCCATCGGATTCGATCGAGTGGTCGCGATCTTCGAGGCCGTGGGCTATCCGCGGACAGTTGCGAAGACTCTTGCAGCCCTCTGCACGACGGTCACCCCGGCATCCGAATTGACCGGAATGGATCGTCCTACTGCTGCCAGGCTTCGTGCCACACACCTGCCGCAGGGAGCGCCTACGTCGCCTGCGTTGGCGAATCTGGCTGCGCGACAACTCGATATCCGTGCCACCGGGCTTGCCCGGTCCGGCGGTGCCCGCTACAGCCGATATGCCGACGATCTGGCGTTCTCCGGTGGGCCAGACCTCGACGTCGACAGACTGCTGTGGTTGATTACTCAGATCGCTCACGACGAAGGATTCACGATTCATCCGGACAAGACCAGGGTCAGGCGCGCTCATCAGCGACAGCAGCTCACCGGGCTCGTTGTCAACTCGTGGCCGGCGGTGCCCCGAGAGGAGTACGACACTCTCCGGGCACTGCTGCACAACTGCATCGCCAGCGGCCCAGCCGAGCAGAATCGGCATCACCACAACGACTTTCGGGCGCATGTCTACGGGCGAATCGCCCGAATCGGCGAGACGAACGAGACGCGTCGAGCAAAGCTGCTGAGCATGGCGTCCCGGGTGAATTGGGACTGA
- a CDS encoding alpha-galactosidase produces the protein MSFSVLRRDGVMVILGPSSTAVPAVLHWGTDLGELSENDLTELRRAAIPAVPHSSVDVPRWLTLAPGSDDAWQGTPALALHRNGSVQYPRWGDVAVRADDFRCVVEASDSELGIAWSIELSMEVGGSLRVQQSVCNVSGGPLTVDGVVTLMPLPDTATELLDLTGRHCRERTPQRRRFDHGSTVRASRRGRTGHDATLVLTAGSEGFGFRTGEVWGAHVAWSGDHLHLAERLPERAGQASGVLGGGELLAPGEVVLQDGDTYTTPWVHFVYSDAGLDGSAQSLHRWMRSRPAHPTSPRPVVLNVWEGVYFDHDLTRLRGIADVAAHVGVERFVLDDGWFRHRRDDRAGLGDWQVDEGVWPDGLAPLFDHVRELGMSPGLWFEPEMVNLDSDIARAHPDWLLAAPGRLPLEWRHQHVLDLTRPEVFEYLLTAIDTVLTNERPDYVKWDHNRDLMLAVDSDGRAAVHAQTSAFYRLLDALRSRHPHVEFESCASGGARIDLEVLEHTDRVWASDTNDPLERQRLQRWTTQLLPPELIGSHVGPQIAHTSGRWSTLQFRCLTSLFGHAGLEMDVTELAAEDHEYLRSWTALYKELRGLLHTGNVVRADHPDPSVWVHGVVAADCSEAAYAVVRMDTSPRTAPIVFGFPASIRPCGIASNSFMH, from the coding sequence GTGAGTTTTTCCGTCCTTCGCCGTGACGGCGTCATGGTGATCCTCGGCCCGTCGTCCACCGCCGTTCCGGCCGTGCTGCATTGGGGTACCGATCTGGGCGAGCTGTCCGAGAACGACCTGACCGAGCTGCGCAGGGCCGCGATCCCCGCTGTCCCGCATTCGAGCGTGGATGTGCCCCGGTGGCTCACCCTCGCACCCGGCAGCGACGACGCCTGGCAGGGCACACCAGCTCTGGCATTGCACCGCAATGGGTCGGTGCAGTACCCACGGTGGGGCGACGTCGCTGTTCGCGCAGACGACTTCCGTTGTGTGGTGGAGGCGTCCGACTCCGAGTTGGGAATCGCGTGGTCGATCGAGTTGTCGATGGAGGTCGGTGGCTCACTGCGAGTGCAGCAGAGTGTTTGCAACGTCTCCGGTGGACCCTTGACCGTCGACGGTGTCGTGACACTGATGCCGTTGCCGGACACTGCAACCGAACTACTCGATCTGACCGGACGGCACTGCCGCGAACGAACCCCCCAGCGGCGACGGTTCGATCACGGCTCTACCGTGCGCGCCTCACGACGCGGTAGAACCGGGCACGACGCCACCCTGGTTCTCACCGCCGGTAGTGAAGGCTTCGGCTTTCGCACTGGCGAGGTATGGGGTGCACATGTCGCCTGGAGCGGCGATCACCTGCATCTGGCCGAGCGGCTTCCCGAGCGGGCCGGTCAGGCCTCGGGGGTGCTGGGCGGCGGTGAGCTGCTCGCCCCCGGCGAGGTGGTACTGCAGGACGGCGACACCTACACGACACCGTGGGTGCACTTCGTGTATTCCGATGCAGGGCTGGATGGTTCGGCGCAGTCGCTGCACCGATGGATGCGATCCCGACCCGCACATCCCACCTCGCCGCGACCGGTGGTGCTGAACGTGTGGGAAGGGGTCTACTTCGATCACGATCTCACCCGACTCCGCGGGATCGCCGACGTCGCCGCGCACGTAGGCGTCGAACGATTCGTGCTCGACGACGGATGGTTCCGACACCGCCGCGACGACCGAGCCGGCCTCGGCGACTGGCAGGTGGACGAGGGCGTCTGGCCCGACGGACTGGCACCGCTGTTCGATCACGTTCGTGAACTCGGTATGAGTCCAGGACTGTGGTTCGAGCCCGAGATGGTCAACCTGGATTCCGACATCGCTCGGGCGCATCCGGATTGGCTGCTCGCGGCACCCGGGCGACTACCCCTCGAATGGCGTCACCAGCACGTGCTCGATCTGACCCGCCCGGAGGTGTTCGAGTATCTCCTCACTGCCATCGATACCGTGCTGACGAACGAGCGGCCCGACTACGTGAAGTGGGACCACAACCGGGACCTGATGCTGGCGGTCGATTCCGACGGACGCGCTGCGGTGCATGCCCAGACCTCGGCGTTCTATCGGCTGTTGGACGCGTTGCGTTCGCGCCATCCCCACGTCGAATTCGAGTCCTGTGCATCCGGCGGTGCCCGCATCGACCTCGAGGTCCTCGAACACACCGACCGCGTATGGGCGTCGGACACCAACGATCCACTCGAACGTCAAAGGTTGCAGCGGTGGACGACGCAGTTGCTGCCTCCGGAGCTGATCGGCTCGCATGTCGGTCCGCAGATCGCGCACACGTCCGGTCGGTGGTCGACTCTTCAGTTCCGTTGCTTGACGTCATTGTTCGGTCACGCCGGACTGGAGATGGACGTCACCGAGCTGGCGGCGGAAGATCACGAATACCTGCGGTCGTGGACTGCGCTGTACAAGGAATTGCGCGGACTGCTTCACACCGGCAACGTGGTACGCGCCGACCATCCCGACCCGAGTGTCTGGGTGCACGGCGTCGTGGCTGCGGACTGCTCGGAGGCCGCGTACGCAGTGGTGCGAATGGACACCTCCCCGAGGACCGCACCGATCGTGTTCGGCTTCCCGGCCTCGATCCGGCCGTGCGGTATCGCGTCGAATTCGTTCATGCACTGA
- a CDS encoding carbohydrate ABC transporter permease: MTTSLTRTAPPERDPLTRNRAAVANRRRAGTAQIAIYVLLTVMALVWMFPLVWAVYNSFRDYDYVLLNGYLSVGGYTFSNYIDSWQIGGIPHYFFNSLIITVPSVLLILFFGSMAAFILARFSWKFNIFMLAVFIAGNLLPQQTLLTPLFRLYNAIPVPYWMSSSGSLYDSYWGLIIVHVAFQTGFCVFVLSNYMKTVPHELLEAATVDGASLFRQYWQVVMPLCRPALAALATLMVTWIYNDFFWALALMVSGDKLPVTTALQNLQGSFFTDTNLLAAGSVLVALPTVLVFVALQRHFVSGLTMGANK, translated from the coding sequence ATGACCACTTCACTCACCCGCACAGCACCGCCCGAGCGCGATCCGTTGACCCGCAACCGCGCCGCCGTGGCCAACCGTCGGCGCGCCGGCACCGCCCAGATCGCCATCTACGTGCTGCTGACGGTCATGGCGCTCGTCTGGATGTTCCCGCTCGTGTGGGCGGTGTACAACTCGTTCCGCGACTACGACTACGTGTTGCTCAACGGATACCTGTCCGTCGGCGGTTATACGTTCAGCAACTACATCGACTCGTGGCAGATCGGCGGAATCCCGCACTACTTCTTCAACTCGCTGATCATCACCGTGCCGTCGGTACTGCTCATCCTGTTCTTCGGCTCGATGGCGGCGTTCATTCTGGCCCGCTTCAGCTGGAAGTTCAACATCTTCATGCTCGCGGTGTTCATCGCAGGCAACCTGCTGCCCCAGCAGACACTGCTCACGCCACTCTTCCGTCTGTACAACGCAATTCCCGTTCCGTACTGGATGAGTTCCTCCGGTTCGCTGTACGACAGCTACTGGGGTCTAATCATCGTGCACGTCGCGTTCCAGACCGGATTCTGCGTGTTCGTGCTGAGCAATTACATGAAAACAGTTCCGCACGAGCTGCTCGAGGCCGCCACCGTCGACGGAGCGAGCCTGTTCCGCCAGTACTGGCAGGTGGTCATGCCGCTGTGCCGTCCCGCGCTGGCTGCACTCGCGACACTGATGGTGACGTGGATCTACAACGACTTCTTCTGGGCTCTGGCCCTGATGGTCAGTGGCGACAAGCTCCCGGTGACGACGGCGCTGCAGAATCTGCAGGGTAGCTTCTTCACCGACACCAATCTGCTCGCCGCAGGCTCGGTGCTGGTGGCTCTACCGACAGTGCTCGTATTCGTTGCGCTGCAACGTCATTTCGTGTCCGGTCTGACGATGGGTGCCAACAAGTGA
- a CDS encoding carbohydrate ABC transporter permease: MTAPERVKSPKIRRSVREKWTIALMLGVPALIVIGLVWIPTIFTVILSFARWDGIGGTSSIEWIGTRNYVDAVEAYPPFQQALHNNVLWLVFLFLVPTVIGILLAILLDKNLKGSRLYQSIFYIPVVLSMALIGFIWQLIYSTEGGVLNSLLGTDVDWLGDPDINIWAVMVAAGWRHTGYIMLLYLAGLKAIDPSVREAAVMDGAGPIRTFFSVIFPLMKNTNLLIVVITVIEALRAFDLVWVINRGRNGLELISALVTANVVGEAGRIGFGSALATVMLLISLVFIALYLAIVLRSKD; encoded by the coding sequence ATGACTGCACCCGAACGGGTCAAGTCGCCGAAGATTCGGCGCAGTGTTCGCGAGAAGTGGACCATCGCGCTCATGCTCGGAGTCCCCGCGCTGATCGTCATCGGTCTCGTCTGGATTCCGACGATCTTCACGGTGATCCTGTCCTTCGCCCGCTGGGACGGCATCGGCGGCACATCGAGCATCGAATGGATCGGCACTCGGAACTACGTCGATGCCGTCGAGGCCTACCCACCGTTCCAACAGGCCCTGCACAACAACGTGCTCTGGCTGGTGTTCCTGTTCCTCGTCCCCACCGTCATCGGCATCCTGCTGGCGATCCTTCTGGACAAGAACCTCAAAGGATCTCGGCTCTACCAGAGCATCTTCTACATTCCCGTGGTGCTGTCGATGGCCCTCATCGGCTTCATCTGGCAGCTCATCTACTCCACCGAGGGCGGCGTTCTCAACAGCCTGCTGGGCACCGACGTCGACTGGCTCGGCGACCCGGACATCAACATCTGGGCCGTGATGGTCGCTGCCGGGTGGCGTCACACCGGCTACATCATGCTCTTGTACTTGGCCGGCCTCAAGGCCATCGATCCATCCGTCCGCGAAGCCGCGGTGATGGACGGTGCCGGGCCGATTCGCACGTTCTTCAGCGTCATCTTCCCGCTGATGAAGAACACCAATCTGCTCATCGTCGTCATCACCGTCATCGAGGCACTGCGCGCCTTCGACCTGGTCTGGGTGATCAACAGGGGCAGAAACGGTTTGGAACTGATATCGGCGTTGGTCACCGCCAACGTCGTCGGTGAAGCAGGCCGCATCGGCTTCGGCTCGGCCCTGGCGACCGTCATGCTTCTCATCTCTCTCGTCTTCATCGCCCTGTACCTCGCCATCGTTCTTCGGAGCAAAGACTGA
- a CDS encoding ABC transporter substrate-binding protein, with translation MNPHEWPRTWQPSRRDFLRSALVAAGAITAGGALSSCSNSVDPNVTTLGSRLSDPNSKLGVEDFVAMYRQQTGRQLAVNTVDSTSFQENVNNYLQGTPDDVVTWMGGYRVKYFAEKGLVEDLSPIWANHGGGFNDSFRENSTGMDGKQYLIPFFYYPWAVFYRPSLWAERGYEPPATYDQWVALSKQMQADGLTPIGFGARDGWPPFGTFDYLNLRLNGVEFHRTLLAGDVSWTDNRVRSVFDTWRELLPFHQPQPLGRKIADAQMALLNKSVGSLVAGMFVAQSFPAGAERDDLDFFTFPELDSAVGTSTVEAPMDGFMMRTDPRNRPGAEDFLTYMTGPDPAVAYAKQDPQAIPAHRDADLSSFPALVRKSADLVQNAEEITQFFDRDTRPDFASIVMIPALQQFIGNPNDVDGLVRSIERQKSAVFGT, from the coding sequence ATGAACCCACACGAGTGGCCGCGCACGTGGCAGCCGTCACGACGCGATTTCCTGCGGTCAGCGCTCGTCGCCGCGGGTGCGATCACCGCCGGTGGCGCGCTGTCGTCGTGCTCGAACAGCGTCGACCCGAACGTCACCACGCTCGGGTCACGATTGTCCGACCCCAACTCCAAGCTGGGTGTCGAGGACTTCGTCGCGATGTATCGACAGCAGACCGGGCGGCAGCTCGCCGTCAACACCGTCGACTCGACGTCGTTCCAGGAGAACGTCAACAACTACCTCCAGGGCACGCCCGACGACGTCGTCACCTGGATGGGCGGCTATCGGGTGAAGTACTTCGCCGAGAAGGGGTTGGTGGAGGACCTGTCGCCGATCTGGGCGAACCACGGCGGTGGCTTCAACGACAGCTTCCGCGAGAACTCGACCGGCATGGACGGCAAGCAGTACCTGATCCCGTTCTTCTACTACCCGTGGGCGGTGTTCTACCGGCCGAGCCTGTGGGCCGAGCGCGGGTACGAGCCCCCGGCGACCTACGACCAGTGGGTAGCGCTGAGCAAGCAGATGCAGGCCGACGGCCTCACCCCGATCGGCTTCGGGGCCCGCGACGGGTGGCCACCGTTCGGAACGTTCGACTATCTGAATCTGCGGCTCAACGGCGTCGAGTTCCACCGAACCCTGCTCGCCGGAGACGTGAGCTGGACCGACAATCGCGTGCGTTCCGTGTTCGACACCTGGCGTGAACTGCTGCCCTTCCACCAGCCGCAGCCGCTGGGCCGCAAGATCGCCGATGCGCAGATGGCACTGCTGAACAAGAGCGTCGGCTCGCTCGTTGCCGGCATGTTCGTGGCCCAGAGCTTCCCCGCCGGTGCCGAACGCGACGATCTGGACTTCTTCACCTTCCCCGAACTCGATTCAGCCGTCGGAACATCCACGGTCGAGGCACCGATGGACGGGTTCATGATGCGCACCGATCCGCGCAATCGTCCGGGGGCCGAGGACTTCCTCACCTACATGACCGGCCCCGACCCTGCCGTCGCATACGCGAAGCAGGATCCGCAGGCGATACCTGCTCACCGAGATGCCGACCTGTCGAGTTTCCCTGCACTGGTCCGCAAATCGGCCGATCTGGTGCAGAACGCCGAGGAGATCACCCAGTTCTTCGACCGCGATACCCGACCCGATTTCGCCTCGATCGTCATGATCCCGGCCCTACAACAGTTCATCGGCAACCCCAACGATGTCGACGGCCTGGTACGCAGTATCGAACGCCAGAAGTCGGCGGTGTTCGGAACATGA
- a CDS encoding beta-galactosidase — MDTARRSTWPTQGISFGGDYNPEQWPEDVWRRDVELMHEAGVDFVTVGVFSWARLQPTASTWDFEWLDRVMDLMHEGDIRVDLATATASPPPWLATAYPQMRPVDERGYRYAIGSRQTWSPSSAVYREHSLVLVEKMAHRYGEHPALAMWHVSNELGCHNALCYSDDSAHAFREWLSARYIDLETLNTAWGTDFWSQRYSDWDEIVPPSVSTTFGNPTHQLDWRRFCSDALLEQYRAEKAVLNRITPNVPVTTNFMVGMGQGPALAGNMDYASWAPEQDIVSTDHYLVGPETGDGAAHHKLSFSADLTRGVAGRRPWLLMEHSTSAVNWQHINRAKVPGEMMRNSLAHMARGADGIAYFQFRASKAGAEKFHSALVPHAGEDSARWREVVELGAALRRMAPVAGSTVDARVAVLFDWTSQWACEQEGHPSMAMQPMEIARRAHRGFTSAGVTCDVVPSSTDLGGYDIVVVPALYLCSDETAARIADAADAGAQVLVTAFSGIADEDDHVRLGGYPGAFRELLGVRVEEFFPLADGETLNLDDETVGEIWSEYLTTTEDVDVLARHTRGHLRGVPALTKRTVATGAAWYAATVPDAAGWATLADKLCAAAGIDTRRDLGSDVEIVRRSAGEQSWLFVLNHGTDKVSVPASGTDLVGGAQIDGELILAAGGSAVIAENR; from the coding sequence ATGGACACAGCGCGACGCAGCACCTGGCCGACCCAGGGAATCTCTTTCGGCGGCGACTACAACCCCGAGCAGTGGCCCGAGGACGTCTGGCGACGCGACGTCGAGCTGATGCACGAGGCCGGCGTCGACTTCGTGACCGTCGGTGTCTTCTCCTGGGCGCGCCTGCAGCCGACCGCGTCGACGTGGGACTTCGAGTGGCTCGACCGAGTCATGGATCTGATGCACGAGGGCGACATCCGCGTCGACCTCGCAACGGCGACGGCCTCGCCCCCGCCGTGGTTGGCCACCGCCTACCCGCAGATGCGCCCGGTAGACGAGCGCGGCTACCGCTACGCCATCGGAAGCCGTCAGACGTGGAGCCCCAGTTCTGCTGTGTACCGCGAACATTCGCTCGTGCTGGTCGAGAAGATGGCGCATCGCTACGGTGAGCACCCGGCACTGGCGATGTGGCACGTCTCCAACGAACTCGGCTGCCACAACGCACTGTGCTACTCCGACGACAGTGCGCATGCGTTCCGAGAATGGCTCAGCGCCAGGTACATCGACCTCGAGACCCTCAACACCGCCTGGGGAACCGACTTCTGGAGCCAGCGCTACAGCGACTGGGACGAGATCGTTCCCCCGTCGGTGAGCACGACGTTCGGCAACCCGACGCACCAGCTCGACTGGCGCCGCTTCTGCTCCGACGCTCTCCTCGAGCAGTACCGCGCCGAGAAGGCCGTGCTGAACCGCATCACCCCGAACGTCCCGGTCACCACGAACTTCATGGTCGGCATGGGCCAGGGCCCCGCGCTCGCAGGCAACATGGACTACGCGTCCTGGGCCCCCGAGCAGGACATCGTCTCGACCGACCACTACCTCGTCGGCCCCGAGACCGGTGACGGGGCAGCGCATCACAAGCTGTCGTTCTCGGCCGACCTCACCCGGGGCGTCGCCGGCCGTCGACCCTGGTTGTTGATGGAGCATTCCACCAGCGCGGTCAACTGGCAGCACATCAACCGGGCCAAGGTGCCCGGTGAGATGATGCGAAACTCCCTGGCGCACATGGCCCGAGGCGCAGACGGCATCGCGTACTTCCAGTTCCGTGCCTCCAAGGCCGGGGCCGAGAAATTCCATTCCGCACTGGTGCCGCATGCCGGTGAGGACTCCGCGCGGTGGCGTGAGGTCGTCGAGCTCGGCGCTGCGCTGCGTCGTATGGCCCCGGTGGCAGGAAGCACCGTCGATGCCCGGGTCGCCGTGCTCTTCGACTGGACATCGCAGTGGGCATGCGAGCAGGAGGGCCATCCGTCGATGGCGATGCAGCCCATGGAGATTGCCCGACGGGCACATCGCGGCTTCACCTCCGCAGGCGTGACCTGCGACGTCGTTCCGTCGTCCACGGATCTCGGCGGCTACGACATCGTCGTCGTGCCGGCTCTGTATCTGTGCAGCGACGAGACCGCGGCGCGGATTGCCGACGCGGCCGATGCGGGCGCGCAGGTACTGGTCACCGCATTCTCGGGAATCGCCGACGAGGACGACCACGTGCGACTCGGCGGCTACCCGGGCGCATTCCGAGAGCTGCTCGGCGTCCGAGTCGAGGAGTTCTTCCCGCTCGCCGACGGCGAGACGCTGAATCTCGACGACGAGACCGTCGGTGAGATCTGGAGCGAATACCTCACCACGACCGAGGACGTCGATGTGCTGGCGCGCCATACCCGGGGGCATCTGCGCGGCGTTCCCGCGCTGACCAAACGTACCGTCGCCACCGGTGCCGCCTGGTACGCCGCCACCGTGCCCGACGCGGCAGGTTGGGCCACGCTCGCCGACAAGCTCTGCGCCGCAGCCGGAATCGACACCCGACGCGATCTCGGATCGGATGTGGAGATCGTCCGACGGTCGGCAGGGGAGCAGTCCTGGCTCTTCGTGCTCAACCACGGAACCGACAAGGTCAGCGTGCCCGCCTCGGGTACCGATCTGGTCGGCGGCGCACAGATCGACGGCGAACTCATCCTGGCCGCAGGCGGCAGTGCCGTGATCGCCGAGAACCGCTGA
- a CDS encoding DeoR/GlpR family DNA-binding transcription regulator, giving the protein MLAHQRQQKILDQVTAEGAVKVADLGAALSVSDMTIRRDVNELVARGLVERVHGGVTLPRSASVFEPGFSAKSELDRDAKAAIARAAARFVRPGTSIGISGGTTTHALAQELLDVPDITVVTNSLPVADVFHTGGRSDQTVLLTGGQRTPSYALVGPLTVSALQSIHLDMLFLGTHGVDIESGLTCPNLMEAQTNQALVASSRRVIVLADHTKWGVRALANTIPLSRVDVFVTDAGLDPGVHEALSETVDDVVIAGEHTPDTNEERALDDRA; this is encoded by the coding sequence ATGCTCGCCCACCAGCGTCAGCAGAAGATCCTGGACCAGGTGACGGCGGAGGGTGCGGTCAAGGTCGCGGATCTCGGTGCTGCACTGTCGGTGTCGGACATGACCATTCGGCGCGACGTCAACGAGCTCGTCGCCCGCGGTCTGGTCGAGCGGGTGCACGGCGGCGTGACGTTGCCGCGATCGGCGAGCGTCTTCGAGCCGGGGTTCTCGGCCAAGTCCGAACTCGATCGCGATGCCAAGGCGGCCATCGCCCGTGCCGCTGCACGATTCGTGCGGCCCGGGACCTCCATCGGCATCTCCGGTGGCACCACGACGCACGCACTCGCGCAGGAACTGCTCGACGTTCCGGACATCACCGTCGTCACCAACTCCCTGCCCGTCGCCGATGTCTTTCACACCGGTGGCCGGTCGGATCAGACGGTGTTGCTCACCGGCGGACAGCGCACGCCGTCCTACGCGCTCGTCGGACCGCTCACGGTCAGTGCCCTGCAGAGTATTCACCTGGACATGCTGTTTCTCGGAACACACGGAGTGGACATCGAATCCGGGCTCACCTGCCCCAATCTCATGGAAGCACAGACCAACCAGGCGCTGGTCGCGTCGTCTCGTCGCGTCATCGTGCTTGCCGACCACACCAAGTGGGGTGTCCGCGCACTGGCCAACACCATCCCGCTCTCGCGCGTGGACGTGTTCGTCACCGATGCCGGACTCGATCCCGGCGTTCACGAGGCGTTGTCCGAGACGGTCGACGACGTGGTGATCGCCGGAGAGCACACCCCCGACACGAACGAGGAACGAGCACTCGATGACCGCGCATGA
- the galT gene encoding galactose-1-phosphate uridylyltransferase → MRKTSTTLADGRELIYYDDTEPYLSGGATRDLVDTRALSPSMSQSQMRFDVLTGEWIVIAAQRMDRTFLPPADASPLAPSRPDRPATEIPAADYDVVVFENRFPSLSETAAQQSLPSEVDGEPLWPMAPGTGRCEVICFASDPDTSFVALELSRVRTIIDVWADRTTALSAIPGVQQVFCFENRGKEIGVTLTHPHGQIYAYPYLPPRTDALIRQSRKHFERTGRVLLADVLAAELRSGRRIVVDAEHWVAYVPAASRWPVEVHLAPRRDVADLAELSGAERDELAVVYRDLLRGVDAFFEGVDEVPYIAAWHQAPVGADRELGRLHLQLFSMMRSPGRMKFLAGSESAMGAWINDTTPERIADRMREVLA, encoded by the coding sequence ATGCGCAAGACGTCGACCACTCTGGCCGACGGCCGTGAGCTGATCTACTACGACGACACCGAGCCCTACCTCTCCGGTGGAGCCACCCGCGATCTGGTCGATACCCGAGCCCTCTCACCGTCGATGTCCCAGTCGCAGATGCGGTTCGACGTCCTCACCGGGGAATGGATCGTCATAGCGGCGCAGCGAATGGACCGCACGTTCCTGCCGCCGGCCGACGCGTCGCCGTTGGCGCCGAGCCGACCGGACCGTCCGGCCACGGAAATTCCGGCGGCCGACTACGACGTGGTGGTGTTCGAGAACCGCTTCCCGTCCCTGTCCGAAACGGCAGCGCAGCAATCACTTCCGAGCGAGGTGGACGGCGAACCGCTGTGGCCGATGGCCCCCGGCACCGGGCGGTGCGAGGTGATCTGCTTCGCGAGTGACCCCGATACATCCTTCGTCGCGCTGGAGCTCTCTCGAGTCCGCACCATCATCGACGTCTGGGCCGATCGCACCACCGCATTGTCCGCAATCCCCGGTGTCCAGCAGGTGTTCTGCTTCGAGAACCGGGGTAAGGAGATCGGCGTCACCCTGACCCACCCGCACGGTCAGATCTACGCGTACCCGTACCTGCCGCCGCGCACCGATGCGCTGATTCGTCAGTCTCGCAAGCACTTCGAGAGAACGGGCCGGGTTCTGCTGGCCGATGTGCTGGCCGCCGAGCTGCGTTCGGGGCGACGCATCGTCGTCGATGCCGAGCATTGGGTTGCGTACGTGCCTGCAGCATCGCGGTGGCCGGTCGAGGTACATCTCGCTCCGCGTCGCGACGTTGCAGATCTCGCCGAGTTGAGCGGTGCCGAGCGGGACGAGCTGGCCGTGGTCTATCGGGATCTGTTGCGTGGAGTCGACGCGTTCTTCGAGGGCGTCGACGAGGTGCCGTACATCGCGGCGTGGCACCAGGCCCCTGTCGGAGCCGATCGCGAACTGGGACGCCTGCATCTGCAACTGTTCTCGATGATGCGCTCACCCGGTCGGATGAAGTTCCTCGCCGGATCGGAATCTGCGATGGGAGCCTGGATCAACGACACCACTCCCGAGCGGATCGCAGACCGGATGCGCGAGGTGCTCGCGTGA